From the Leptotrichia sp. oral taxon 221 genome, one window contains:
- a CDS encoding precorrin-8X methylmutase — MSYIKDPKSIEVRSFEIITEGLAGKADHFSEEEQLIVKRLIHTTGDFDYVNIVEFQNNPIESAKEALEAGNCRIYCDTNMIVNGLNKNGLKKFGAEAYCLVADPDVAKEAKERGITRSMVGLERALKDPQTKIFLIGNAPTALFTLLEKMDKEGENVPKLIVGVPVGFVGCPESKAELSKYDVPFIRTNGTKGGSTVAVGVMHGILYQMYERDKYFNN; from the coding sequence ATGTCATATATTAAAGATCCAAAATCAATAGAAGTGAGAAGTTTTGAAATAATAACTGAAGGATTGGCTGGAAAGGCTGATCATTTTAGTGAGGAAGAGCAATTGATTGTTAAAAGATTGATTCATACGACGGGAGATTTTGATTATGTAAACATTGTTGAATTTCAAAATAATCCGATTGAATCGGCAAAAGAAGCGTTAGAAGCTGGAAATTGCAGAATTTATTGCGATACAAATATGATTGTTAATGGACTGAATAAAAATGGGTTGAAAAAATTTGGTGCTGAGGCGTATTGTTTGGTGGCGGATCCAGATGTGGCGAAAGAAGCGAAAGAAAGAGGAATTACACGTTCAATGGTTGGATTGGAAAGAGCATTAAAGGATCCTCAAACGAAAATTTTTCTAATTGGAAATGCACCGACAGCATTGTTCACATTACTTGAAAAAATGGATAAAGAAGGAGAAAATGTTCCAAAATTGATAGTTGGAGTGCCAGTTGGATTTGTGGGATGTCCTGAATCGAAAGCTGAGCTTTCAAAATACGATGTTCCATTTATTAGAACAAATGGGACAAAAGGTGGAAGCACAGTTGCAGTTGGTGTGATGCACGGAATCCTTTATCAAATGTACGAAAGAGATAAATATTTTAATAATTAA
- a CDS encoding cobyrinate a,c-diamide synthase — MKKILISGTMSGSGKTTVSSILMSALENVAPFKVGPDYIDPTHHEVFTGHHSHNLDIFMTGEDAVRQIFEMYSQGRDISIVEGVMGLYDGIGNEKDNFSTAHLARVLDIPVILVVNAKAISTSIAAEVLGFKMFDERVNIKGVILNNVSSQKLYESLKEAVEKYTGIECLGYIPRNEQLATESRHLGLKQAFEEDNAQKQELFKEIAQNCLNLERIKEIAQEFESSRNMENYAKIGYLKDKFKGKRVAIARDEAFSFYYEANIDLMKFCGVEIVEFSPIRDKKLPENKDFIYFGGGYPELFAKELSENISMKNSIVEACKNGVRIFAECGGFMYLAKKLHLLNEEIFDMCGIFDIEIGMRKRLNIGRFGYINIETANGINLQGHEFHYSEILKNNEVNGNDSEGYFYNIYKNNGKEWKCGYMKNNAIAGYPHIHFYSNVEFLEFLLDVKRD; from the coding sequence ATGAAAAAAATATTAATATCAGGAACGATGAGCGGAAGCGGAAAAACTACAGTAAGTAGCATTTTGATGTCTGCATTAGAAAATGTGGCTCCTTTTAAAGTGGGACCAGATTACATTGATCCGACTCATCATGAGGTATTTACAGGACATCATTCACACAATTTGGATATTTTTATGACAGGTGAGGATGCTGTGAGACAGATATTTGAGATGTATTCGCAAGGCAGGGATATTTCTATTGTTGAAGGTGTTATGGGACTTTATGATGGAATTGGGAACGAAAAGGACAATTTTAGCACGGCTCATTTAGCAAGAGTACTTGATATTCCCGTAATTTTAGTTGTGAATGCTAAAGCGATTTCAACAAGTATTGCGGCAGAAGTTCTTGGGTTTAAGATGTTTGATGAACGAGTGAATATAAAAGGTGTGATTCTTAACAATGTTTCTTCACAAAAATTGTATGAGAGCTTGAAGGAAGCAGTTGAAAAATATACAGGAATTGAGTGTTTAGGCTACATTCCTAGAAATGAGCAACTTGCTACAGAGAGCCGGCATTTAGGCTTGAAACAGGCTTTTGAAGAGGATAATGCACAAAAACAGGAGTTATTTAAGGAAATCGCACAAAATTGCTTGAATTTGGAGCGGATAAAAGAAATTGCACAAGAATTTGAGTCAAGTCGAAATATGGAAAATTATGCGAAAATAGGATATCTAAAAGATAAATTTAAAGGAAAAAGAGTAGCGATTGCAAGAGATGAAGCATTTTCGTTTTATTATGAGGCAAACATTGATTTGATGAAATTTTGTGGAGTGGAAATAGTTGAGTTTAGTCCAATTCGAGATAAAAAACTTCCTGAAAATAAAGATTTTATCTACTTTGGTGGAGGTTATCCTGAATTATTTGCAAAAGAGTTGAGTGAAAATATTTCTATGAAAAATAGTATTGTTGAAGCGTGTAAAAATGGCGTGAGAATATTTGCTGAATGTGGCGGATTTATGTATTTAGCAAAAAAATTACATTTATTAAATGAAGAAATTTTTGATATGTGTGGAATTTTTGATATTGAAATTGGGATGAGAAAACGTTTAAATATTGGAAGATTTGGGTATATCAATATTGAAACTGCAAATGGGATAAACTTGCAAGGACATGAATTTCATTATTCGGAAATTTTGAAAAATAATGAAGTAAACGGGAATGATTCAGAAGGCTATTTTTATAATATTTACAAGAATAATGGGAAAGAATGGAAATGTGGATATATGAAAAATAATGCGATAGCCGGATATCCGCATATTCATTTTTACTCAAATGTGGAGTTTCTTGAGTTTTTGTTGGATGTGAAAAGAGATTAA
- a CDS encoding energy-coupling factor ABC transporter ATP-binding protein encodes MLKLENITFSYDNETEALKNVTLNIEKGKKTLFLGENGSGKSTLFLIMNGLLKAQKGDIYFEGKKVKHKKKDLEELRRKVGIIFQDPEIQIFAPLVFQEVAYGPENLGYSEEKVEENVNRAMKEINIEELRDRPCHHLSYGQKKRVSIAAITAMEPELLILDEPTAWLDSKNTKRVSEILDNFSKAGKTLVVSTHDTDFAYEFADYIYVLDKGKIVRQGSRDEVFEDFEFLKKLNLNVPNVLKIKSYLKYKNLDENDYCKFLEEKNLL; translated from the coding sequence ATGCTTAAACTTGAAAATATAACTTTTTCGTATGATAATGAAACAGAAGCGTTAAAAAATGTGACTTTGAATATTGAAAAAGGAAAGAAAACATTATTTCTTGGGGAAAATGGCTCAGGAAAATCAACTTTATTTTTAATAATGAATGGACTCTTGAAGGCACAAAAAGGAGACATTTATTTTGAGGGGAAGAAGGTTAAACATAAAAAAAAGGATTTGGAGGAATTGAGAAGAAAAGTTGGAATAATTTTTCAAGATCCTGAAATACAAATTTTTGCTCCGTTAGTTTTTCAAGAAGTGGCTTATGGACCTGAAAATCTTGGATATTCTGAGGAAAAAGTAGAAGAAAATGTTAATAGAGCAATGAAGGAAATCAATATTGAGGAGTTGAGGGACAGACCTTGTCATCATTTGAGTTATGGTCAGAAAAAACGGGTTTCAATAGCGGCAATTACAGCAATGGAGCCAGAATTATTGATTCTAGATGAACCTACAGCTTGGTTGGATTCAAAAAATACAAAAAGAGTTTCTGAAATTTTAGATAATTTTTCTAAAGCTGGGAAAACACTTGTAGTTTCGACACACGATACAGATTTTGCATATGAATTTGCTGACTATATTTATGTTCTTGATAAAGGGAAAATTGTAAGACAAGGTAGTAGAGACGAAGTTTTTGAGGATTTTGAATTTTTGAAAAAATTAAATTTGAATGTTCCAAATGTTTTGAAAATTAAAAGTTATCTTAAGTATAAAAATCTTGATGAAAATGATTATTGTAAATTTTTGGAGGAAAAAAATTTGTTATGA
- a CDS encoding CbiQ family ECF transporter T component, translating into MLIDKISYTNPIKNINPGIKFTLSMMTLVFLLYTGSKVVFIFNLTLFNLLLLFVVKVKVKDLLKLNFVPALFILTTVISLWLIKADIWTFLLRSFSSISVIYFLICSTPVVDLDYIFEKMRFPKIFREMFLLIYRYIFLLFENKERLKNAQEVRLGYSSFKNGMKSFPMLVVAILKKTYYYNLNSIKAVESRLGKEFIFSHRKYKKIGFETIFVIIIVAINLYLVVK; encoded by the coding sequence ATGCTAATAGATAAAATATCATATACGAATCCCATAAAAAATATTAATCCTGGAATAAAATTTACGTTGTCAATGATGACATTAGTATTTTTGCTTTACACGGGAAGTAAAGTAGTATTTATTTTTAATCTTACATTATTTAATTTACTTCTTTTATTTGTAGTAAAAGTGAAAGTGAAAGATTTACTAAAGCTGAATTTTGTTCCAGCTTTATTTATTTTAACAACTGTAATTTCATTATGGCTAATAAAGGCGGATATTTGGACATTTTTGTTACGTTCATTTTCGTCAATATCAGTAATTTATTTTCTTATTTGCTCAACACCAGTTGTAGATTTAGACTATATATTTGAAAAAATGAGATTTCCAAAAATTTTTAGAGAAATGTTTTTGTTGATTTATAGATATATTTTTTTGTTGTTTGAGAATAAGGAAAGACTCAAAAATGCACAGGAAGTAAGACTTGGATACAGTAGTTTTAAGAATGGGATGAAATCATTTCCAATGTTAGTGGTAGCGATATTAAAAAAAACATATTACTATAATCTTAATTCTATAAAGGCTGTAGAATCAAGACTGGGAAAGGAATTTATCTTTTCTCATAGAAAATACAAAAAAATTGGATTTGAAACTATTTTTGTAATAATAATAGTTGCAATAAATTTATATTTGGTGGTAAAATAA
- a CDS encoding energy-coupling factor ABC transporter substrate-binding protein produces the protein MDKNKNKSVFKKNVILLVLILLIGVVPLLLVKSEFGGSDDKGEEMIKTIKPDYKPWAKNLIELPGEETESLLFALQAALGAGIVGYVLGYFKGERKNANR, from the coding sequence ATGGATAAGAATAAAAATAAAAGTGTTTTTAAAAAGAATGTTATTTTATTGGTTTTAATACTTTTGATAGGTGTCGTACCATTACTTCTCGTAAAATCTGAATTTGGTGGTTCAGATGACAAGGGAGAAGAAATGATTAAAACGATAAAACCTGATTACAAGCCTTGGGCTAAAAATTTAATAGAATTGCCTGGAGAGGAAACTGAAAGTTTACTTTTTGCGTTACAAGCAGCATTAGGTGCAGGAATTGTAGGATATGTTTTAGGATATTTCAAAGGTGAAAGAAAAAATGCTAATAGATAA
- a CDS encoding energy-coupling factor ABC transporter permease, translating into MKKKTLLFLVLTSMLLIGVNGFSMHIMEGFLPLNWVIVWFVVCIPFWILGIKKLQTVSKGSVKDKMTLALAGAFIFVLSALKIPSVTGSSSHPTGVGLSTILYGPFVTSILGTIVLIFQAGLLAHGGFTTLGANTASMAIAGPIVSYLIYKGLAKKNRAVAIFLAAAIGDLATYVVTSFQLALAYPSPEGGVLASFIKFGMVFAVTQIPLAIIEGLLTNVVMNILDKYEVKGVEE; encoded by the coding sequence ATGAAAAAGAAAACATTATTATTTTTAGTTTTGACTAGTATGCTTTTAATAGGTGTAAACGGTTTTTCAATGCACATTATGGAAGGTTTTTTACCATTAAATTGGGTTATTGTATGGTTTGTTGTGTGTATTCCGTTTTGGATTTTGGGGATAAAAAAACTTCAAACTGTTTCTAAAGGGAGTGTTAAGGATAAAATGACACTTGCATTGGCAGGAGCATTTATTTTTGTGTTGTCGGCGTTGAAAATTCCATCAGTTACAGGGAGTTCGTCACATCCGACTGGAGTAGGACTTTCAACTATTTTATATGGACCATTTGTAACTTCAATTTTAGGGACAATTGTATTAATATTCCAAGCTGGATTACTTGCACATGGAGGATTTACTACTCTTGGGGCAAATACGGCTTCAATGGCGATTGCTGGACCAATTGTTTCGTACTTGATTTATAAAGGACTTGCTAAGAAGAATAGAGCGGTTGCAATATTTTTGGCAGCAGCAATAGGGGATCTTGCAACTTATGTTGTTACATCTTTTCAGTTGGCACTTGCGTATCCATCGCCTGAAGGTGGAGTACTTGCTTCATTTATTAAATTTGGAATGGTATTTGCAGTAACTCAAATTCCACTTGCTATAATTGAAGGATTGCTTACAAATGTTGTAATGAATATACTTGACAAATATGAAGTAAAAGGGGTGGAAGAATAA